From a single Pasteurella atlantica genomic region:
- the dnaQ gene encoding DNA polymerase III subunit epsilon — protein MIMKKIQRQVVLDTETTGMNFNGKPYIGHNIIEIGAVEVINRRLTGRTYHVYIKPPREVEEEAIKVHGITNDFLKDKPSFAEIVDEFVDFIKGAELVIHNAPFDVGFMDHEFSFLKNPPPKTAEMCKVTDTLLMARKMYPGKRNSLDALCSRLGIDNTKRVLHGALLDAEILADVYLMMTGGQIALLSENEETKKTTEEKNLFEHTPLDTSGLITLEPTKEELDAHLEYLTLIDKKSKGNCIWLAENKDETAELH, from the coding sequence ATCATTATGAAAAAAATTCAACGACAAGTTGTACTTGATACCGAAACAACAGGTATGAACTTTAATGGAAAGCCATATATTGGGCATAACATCATTGAAATTGGGGCTGTAGAAGTGATAAATCGTCGCCTAACAGGACGAACGTATCACGTCTATATAAAACCACCACGTGAAGTGGAAGAAGAAGCAATTAAAGTTCACGGTATTACCAATGACTTTTTAAAAGATAAACCAAGCTTTGCTGAAATTGTGGATGAATTTGTTGATTTTATTAAAGGTGCAGAGCTTGTTATTCATAATGCCCCCTTTGATGTCGGCTTTATGGATCACGAATTTTCATTTTTAAAAAATCCGCCACCTAAAACGGCTGAAATGTGCAAGGTTACTGATACGTTATTAATGGCTCGTAAAATGTATCCAGGAAAACGAAATAGTTTAGATGCCTTATGTTCACGACTAGGAATAGATAATACTAAGCGTGTACTTCACGGCGCATTACTGGATGCTGAGATTCTCGCTGATGTTTACCTGATGATGACAGGGGGGCAAATAGCGTTATTATCTGAAAATGAAGAAACCAAAAAAACAACAGAAGAAAAAAATTTATTTGAACATACTCCACTTGATACCAGTGGGCTAATCACCCTTGAACCAACAAAAGAAGAATTAGATGCACACCTAGAATATTTAACTTTAATTGATAAAAAATCGAAAGGAAATTGTATTTGGTTAGCAGAAAATAAAGATGAAACAGCAGAGTTACATTAA
- the ettA gene encoding energy-dependent translational throttle protein EttA, which translates to MSSQFVYTMHRVGKIVPPKRQILKDISLSFFPGAKIGVLGLNGAGKSTLLRIMAGVDKEFEGEARAQPGIKIGYLPQEPRLDPEQTVQEAVEEAVAEVKNALTRLDEVYALYADPDADFDKLATEQGKLEAIIQAHDGHNLQNQLERAADALRLPEWNAKIANLSGGERRRVALCRLLLEKPDMLLLDEPTNHLDAESVAWLERFLHDYEGTVVAITHDRYFLDNVAGWILELDRGEGIPWEGNYSTWLEQKEKRLAQEQATESARQKSIEKELEWVRQNPKGRQAKSKARMARFDELTSSEYQKRNETNELFIPPGPRLGDKVIEVQNLTKSYGDRTLIDDLSFSIPKGAIVGIIGANGAGKSTLFRMLSGKEQADKGSVTLGDTVVLASVDQFRDEMNDTKTVWEEISNGQDILTIGNFEIPSRAYVGRFNFKGVDQQKRVGELSGGERGRLHLAKLLQVGGNVLLLDEPTNDLDIETLRALENAILEFPGCAMVISHDRWFLDRIATHILDYGDEGKVTFYEGNFSDYEEWKKKTFGAAAIEPTRIKYKRITK; encoded by the coding sequence ATGTCATCACAATTTGTTTATACGATGCATCGAGTGGGCAAAATTGTTCCACCTAAGCGTCAGATATTAAAAGATATTTCATTAAGCTTTTTCCCTGGTGCAAAAATTGGGGTATTAGGTTTAAATGGTGCGGGTAAATCAACCTTACTTCGTATTATGGCGGGCGTTGATAAAGAATTTGAAGGGGAAGCGCGAGCACAACCTGGCATTAAAATCGGCTATCTACCACAAGAACCTAGATTAGATCCTGAGCAAACCGTACAAGAAGCGGTTGAAGAAGCCGTAGCAGAAGTTAAAAATGCATTAACTCGTTTAGATGAAGTTTACGCACTTTACGCTGATCCTGATGCTGATTTTGATAAATTAGCCACAGAGCAAGGTAAATTAGAAGCGATTATTCAAGCTCACGACGGACACAATTTACAAAACCAATTAGAGCGTGCAGCTGATGCGTTACGTTTACCTGAATGGAATGCAAAAATTGCTAACTTATCAGGTGGGGAACGCCGCCGAGTGGCACTTTGTCGCTTATTGTTAGAAAAACCTGATATGTTATTGCTGGACGAACCAACCAACCACTTAGATGCTGAGTCTGTGGCGTGGTTAGAGCGTTTCTTACACGATTATGAAGGTACTGTTGTAGCAATTACCCATGACCGTTATTTCTTAGATAATGTTGCAGGTTGGATTTTAGAGCTTGACCGAGGTGAAGGTATTCCTTGGGAAGGCAATTACTCAACGTGGTTAGAGCAAAAAGAGAAACGCTTAGCCCAAGAGCAAGCAACAGAAAGTGCTCGTCAAAAATCCATTGAAAAAGAGCTTGAATGGGTACGTCAAAATCCAAAAGGTCGCCAAGCAAAATCAAAAGCACGTATGGCTCGTTTTGATGAATTAACATCAAGCGAATACCAAAAACGTAATGAAACCAACGAACTCTTTATTCCACCTGGTCCACGTTTAGGGGATAAAGTGATTGAAGTGCAAAACTTAACCAAATCTTATGGCGATCGTACCTTGATTGATGATTTATCTTTCTCCATTCCGAAAGGGGCAATCGTTGGGATTATCGGTGCGAACGGTGCAGGTAAATCCACATTATTCCGTATGCTTTCAGGTAAAGAGCAAGCAGATAAAGGCTCAGTAACTTTAGGTGATACCGTTGTTTTAGCCTCAGTGGATCAGTTCCGTGATGAAATGAATGATACCAAAACCGTATGGGAAGAAATTTCTAACGGACAGGATATTTTAACGATCGGGAACTTTGAAATTCCAAGCCGTGCTTATGTTGGACGCTTTAATTTTAAAGGCGTAGATCAACAAAAACGTGTCGGTGAACTTTCAGGGGGGGAACGTGGACGTTTACATTTAGCAAAATTATTGCAAGTGGGTGGAAACGTATTATTACTCGATGAGCCGACGAATGATCTAGATATTGAAACCTTACGAGCCTTAGAAAATGCAATTTTAGAATTCCCTGGTTGTGCAATGGTGATTTCACACGACCGTTGGTTCTTAGACCGTATTGCAACCCATATTTTGGATTACGGCGATGAAGGTAAAGTAACGTTCTACGAAGGAAACTTCTCAGACTACGAAGAGTGGAAGAAGAAAACCTTTGGAGCAGCAGCGATTGAACCAACACGTATTAAATATAAACGTATCACAAAATAA
- the rarD gene encoding EamA family transporter RarD yields the protein MKLSVGLIQAILAYSIWGLFPLYWALLKSIPATEIIAHRILWSFVLLLIVIIARNKLIQVFHSVKTKKNILILLITSLLISGNWLIYIWAVTNGHILESSLGYYISPLCNVLLGIIFLGERLRPLQTIAVFLALFSVIFLTIVYGQIPFIALGLASTVAIYALLRKKVSLDTQTAMFIETGLIVIPAALYILFGNHSQAIFNGSLSTQLLLICGGIVTLLPLMLMTNSLKTLQLSTIGFLQYISPTLQFFCGLVVFGEAFDMYKFIGFIFIWIAMLIYSFDALLYQKKANFTQRIKDK from the coding sequence ATGAAATTATCAGTAGGCTTGATACAAGCTATCTTAGCATATTCTATATGGGGGCTTTTTCCTCTATATTGGGCTTTGCTCAAGTCTATTCCTGCGACAGAGATCATTGCTCATCGCATTTTATGGTCATTTGTTTTATTGCTGATAGTGATTATTGCTAGAAATAAACTTATTCAAGTTTTTCATAGCGTTAAAACTAAAAAAAATATATTAATTCTATTGATTACCTCGTTATTAATCAGTGGTAATTGGTTGATTTATATTTGGGCTGTGACGAATGGACATATTTTAGAATCAAGTTTAGGTTATTATATTAGCCCTTTATGTAACGTATTATTAGGTATCATATTTTTAGGTGAACGATTACGCCCCTTACAGACTATCGCTGTTTTTCTAGCACTATTTAGTGTTATCTTTTTAACTATTGTTTATGGACAAATTCCTTTTATTGCTCTCGGTCTGGCAAGTACTGTTGCAATTTATGCTTTATTACGTAAGAAGGTAAGTTTAGATACCCAAACTGCAATGTTTATTGAAACAGGGTTAATTGTGATACCTGCAGCATTGTATATATTATTTGGAAATCATAGCCAAGCAATTTTTAATGGTTCTTTGAGTACGCAATTATTATTAATATGTGGTGGTATTGTCACTTTATTGCCGTTAATGTTAATGACCAATAGCTTAAAAACACTTCAATTATCAACAATCGGATTTTTGCAATACATTAGTCCAACACTACAATTCTTCTGCGGTTTAGTGGTATTCGGTGAAGCGTTTGATATGTATAAATTTATCGGATTTATTTTTATTTGGATTGCTATGCTGATTTATTCATTTGATGCGTTGCTTTATCAGAAGAAAGCTAATTTTACTCAGCGAATAAAGGATAAATAA
- a CDS encoding AmpG family muropeptide MFS transporter, with product MTEITLPPQSIWQQIFTKNMLLCIYTGFCSGLPLFVLIQLIPAWFTSEDLNIKTIAAFTLISLPYTFKFLWAALLDRYPFPFLGRRRGWIFISQIVLIVILGSYGFFDPKKDIALISVLSLCFAFASATQDIVIDAYRREILTDNQLGLGNSIHVNAYRVAGLIPGGLSLALADHMPWESVFMITSAFLIPGLLITVFFSDEKIFPKTEHNKPFYTAFVDPFKEFFTRKGVYGAIGLILFIFLYKLGDSLATTLQTKFILDMGFTKSDIALVVKTTSFWCSIAGGIIGGVAMIKLGVNRALWIFGAVQIITILGFVYLASFGHFDTETIGANELIKLGVVISGEYLGVGLGTVAFVAFMARETNPMYTAMQLAIFTSLYALPSKLLGAGTGWVVEQIGYYHFFICCFFIAIPGMICLFWVAPWNDKRVSFE from the coding sequence ATGACTGAGATAACTCTGCCACCACAATCGATTTGGCAACAAATTTTTACTAAAAATATGTTACTTTGTATTTACACTGGTTTCTGTTCTGGTTTGCCATTATTTGTCTTAATTCAACTTATTCCTGCGTGGTTTACTTCCGAAGATCTTAATATTAAAACGATTGCAGCTTTTACATTAATTTCTTTACCTTACACTTTTAAATTTTTATGGGCAGCATTATTAGATCGTTATCCTTTTCCTTTTTTAGGGCGTCGTCGAGGCTGGATCTTTATTTCTCAAATCGTGCTTATTGTGATTTTAGGTAGTTATGGTTTTTTTGATCCTAAAAAAGATATTGCATTGATTTCAGTTCTGTCACTATGTTTTGCATTTGCCTCCGCTACTCAAGATATTGTAATTGATGCTTATCGCCGTGAAATTTTAACCGATAATCAACTTGGATTAGGAAATTCTATACACGTGAATGCTTATCGTGTTGCAGGTTTAATCCCAGGTGGTCTATCATTAGCACTAGCAGATCATATGCCTTGGGAAAGTGTTTTTATGATTACCTCTGCATTTTTAATACCTGGATTATTAATTACGGTATTTTTTAGTGATGAGAAAATTTTTCCCAAAACTGAACACAACAAACCTTTTTACACTGCCTTTGTTGACCCTTTTAAAGAGTTTTTTACCCGTAAAGGCGTATATGGAGCAATTGGTTTAATTTTATTTATTTTCCTATATAAATTAGGTGATTCTCTTGCAACGACTCTTCAAACTAAATTTATTTTAGATATGGGGTTTACCAAATCTGATATTGCTCTAGTGGTTAAAACAACCTCTTTTTGGTGCAGTATTGCAGGAGGTATCATTGGTGGAGTGGCGATGATTAAACTAGGAGTAAACCGAGCATTATGGATATTTGGTGCGGTACAAATTATTACTATTCTTGGTTTTGTTTATCTCGCAAGTTTTGGTCATTTTGATACGGAAACAATAGGTGCAAACGAATTGATTAAATTAGGTGTTGTGATTTCAGGAGAGTATCTCGGTGTAGGATTAGGAACCGTTGCGTTTGTTGCTTTTATGGCAAGAGAAACCAATCCTATGTATACCGCAATGCAGTTGGCTATTTTTACGAGTTTATATGCTCTTCCAAGTAAATTGCTTGGAGCAGGTACTGGATGGGTGGTTGAACAAATTGGTTATTATCACTTCTTTATCTGCTGTTTCTTTATTGCAATTCCAGGAATGATTTGTTTATTCTGGGTTGCTCCTTGGAATGATAAAAGAGTAAGCTTTGAGTAG
- a CDS encoding alanine/glycine:cation symporter family protein: protein MEYIHQFFDTINDLTWGWALIPMLIVFGLLFTTVGGFAQFRYFGRMFNVFRSEKESHDPDAVSSRQALLVSIGGRVGGGNIAGVAVAISLGGPGAVFWMWVVALIGMMTSIVECSLAQLYKRKEADGTYRGGPAHYILHGLGKDYRWLAVIYAIALTLSFSIGFNAFQGNTVAGAALDSLGIDRLYTGIFLVVFGGLVIFGGIKRIAKAADVIVPLMSLIYLLLAIVVIVMNITEVPALIVSVVKNAFGIDSVVGGGMGVAIAQGMRRGLFSNEAGLGSAPNVAATAKANHPVSQGISQALSVFIDTMLICSATAFIVLLGDVYQPGVEIDGVVLTQQSLVGHFGNWVSYLLTFSILLFSFSSIIYNYYMGENGVSFLAGSAEKAKVPVFILRLAVIGILFLGAVAPGATDVFFFSDPLMGVLALTNLLALIMLFPRAVKLLKDYRNQLDAGIEEPIFDAQQYERLDIDIDAWERHSDKNIVIK, encoded by the coding sequence ATGGAATATATTCATCAATTTTTCGATACCATTAATGATCTAACTTGGGGTTGGGCATTAATTCCAATGTTAATTGTATTTGGTTTACTATTTACTACTGTAGGTGGTTTTGCTCAATTTAGATATTTTGGGCGTATGTTTAATGTTTTCAGATCTGAAAAAGAGAGCCACGATCCTGATGCGGTGAGTTCACGTCAGGCATTGCTAGTTTCTATCGGTGGTCGCGTTGGTGGTGGTAATATTGCAGGTGTTGCTGTTGCTATCAGTTTAGGTGGTCCAGGTGCTGTATTTTGGATGTGGGTTGTGGCACTTATTGGAATGATGACCAGTATTGTTGAATGTTCTTTAGCTCAGCTTTATAAACGTAAAGAAGCAGATGGTACATATCGTGGTGGTCCTGCTCATTATATTTTACACGGTTTAGGTAAAGATTATCGTTGGTTAGCGGTTATTTATGCTATTGCGTTAACACTTTCTTTCTCTATTGGTTTTAATGCTTTCCAAGGTAATACCGTTGCAGGTGCTGCATTAGATAGTTTAGGTATTGATCGTCTTTATACTGGTATATTCTTAGTTGTATTTGGTGGATTAGTTATTTTTGGTGGAATTAAACGCATTGCGAAAGCTGCGGATGTTATTGTGCCATTAATGTCATTAATTTATCTTCTACTTGCTATTGTTGTGATTGTAATGAATATCACAGAAGTACCAGCATTGATTGTTAGCGTAGTAAAAAATGCATTTGGTATTGATTCTGTTGTTGGTGGTGGAATGGGTGTCGCGATTGCACAAGGGATGCGTCGAGGTTTATTCTCAAATGAAGCAGGTTTAGGTTCAGCACCAAATGTAGCAGCAACAGCGAAAGCAAATCATCCTGTGAGCCAAGGTATTTCACAAGCTCTGTCAGTCTTTATTGATACTATGTTAATTTGTAGTGCAACGGCGTTTATTGTTTTATTAGGAGATGTATATCAACCAGGTGTTGAAATTGATGGCGTAGTGTTAACACAGCAGTCATTGGTTGGTCACTTTGGTAACTGGGTAAGCTACTTATTAACATTCTCAATTTTACTGTTCTCATTTAGTTCTATTATTTATAACTACTATATGGGTGAAAATGGGGTAAGTTTCCTTGCTGGAAGTGCTGAGAAAGCAAAAGTACCTGTATTTATCTTACGTTTAGCGGTAATTGGAATCTTATTCTTGGGTGCAGTAGCGCCTGGTGCGACAGATGTATTCTTCTTCTCTGATCCTTTAATGGGAGTATTAGCATTGACTAATTTATTAGCATTAATAATGCTTTTCCCTCGAGCAGTAAAACTGTTGAAGGATTACAGAAATCAATTAGATGCAGGTATTGAAGAACCTATCTTTGATGCTCAGCAATATGAACGTTTAGATATTGATATAGACGCTTGGGAACGTCATAGTGATAAAAATATAGTCATTAAATAA
- the ftsX gene encoding permease-like cell division protein FtsX, which produces MFQLFNIFSVQTRYIWRVVWQDLLQRKLGTLLTVLVISVSLTIPMVGYLLWKNTHNAATQFYPEQELTIYLHKNLSKSSVNLVVEKIRQFETDKMDSLEFISRQQSLDDFRKWSGFGKALDILDDNPLPAIVILKPKKVFSGIEHMLLFRNELQKIKGIQEVRLDNEWLEKLTALTWLIAKVGVICALLMSISVFLVIANSVRTEVSNNKATIEVMQLVGATKYFIARRFIYTAMIYGLLGSILAILLALVVASYFSNVVRYVADLFVVKFELNHFNFSEIFFVIVFCIFIGWLSAKVATKNI; this is translated from the coding sequence ATGTTTCAGTTATTTAATATTTTTAGTGTACAAACCCGCTATATTTGGCGAGTTGTTTGGCAGGATCTATTGCAGCGTAAACTTGGAACATTATTAACCGTTTTAGTTATTTCCGTTTCTTTAACTATTCCAATGGTGGGATATTTATTGTGGAAAAATACGCATAATGCAGCAACACAATTTTATCCAGAACAAGAATTAACAATTTATTTGCATAAAAATTTATCTAAAAGTAGTGTTAATTTGGTTGTGGAAAAAATCCGTCAGTTTGAAACAGATAAAATGGATAGCTTAGAGTTTATTTCTCGTCAACAAAGTTTAGATGATTTTCGAAAATGGTCAGGCTTTGGTAAAGCGTTAGATATTTTAGATGATAATCCATTACCTGCCATTGTTATCCTTAAACCCAAAAAAGTGTTTAGTGGTATAGAACATATGTTGTTATTTAGAAATGAACTTCAAAAAATTAAAGGAATACAAGAAGTTCGTCTTGATAATGAATGGTTAGAAAAATTAACGGCTCTTACTTGGTTAATTGCTAAAGTGGGCGTTATTTGTGCATTATTGATGTCAATTTCTGTTTTTTTGGTTATTGCTAATAGTGTTCGTACTGAGGTTTCTAATAATAAAGCAACGATTGAAGTTATGCAGTTAGTGGGAGCAACTAAGTATTTTATTGCTCGTCGTTTTATTTATACTGCAATGATTTATGGGTTACTTGGTAGTATTTTAGCAATATTACTTGCTTTAGTTGTAGCTAGCTATTTTTCAAATGTGGTGAGATATGTTGCTGATCTTTTCGTGGTGAAATTTGAATTAAATCATTTCAATTTTAGTGAAATCTTTTTCGTTATTGTCTTTTGTATCTTTATTGGTTGGTTATCCGCCAAGGTTGCAACAAAAAATATTTAA
- the ftsE gene encoding cell division ATP-binding protein FtsE, translating to MIQFTNVNKAYIGARRPVLQDISFHLPAGEMAYLTGVSGAGKSTLLKLIMGMERVNGGKILFNGHDITRLPKRELPFLRRQIGMVHQNYALLTDRTILDNVALPLIIMGIKQSIVQREARIALERVGLENKTHYFPMQLSGGEQQRVDIARAIIHRPQLLLADEPTGNLDEKLSFDILRLFDAFNQSGTTVLIATHDTNIINQSSKVCLGLENGHLKRIS from the coding sequence ATGATACAGTTTACTAATGTGAATAAAGCATATATTGGTGCAAGAAGACCTGTATTGCAAGATATTAGCTTTCATCTTCCCGCTGGAGAAATGGCATATTTAACGGGTGTTTCTGGGGCTGGAAAAAGTACATTATTAAAATTAATAATGGGAATGGAGCGAGTAAATGGCGGAAAAATCTTATTTAACGGACACGATATAACACGTTTACCTAAAAGAGAGCTTCCTTTTTTAAGACGACAAATTGGAATGGTTCATCAAAATTATGCCTTATTAACAGATCGAACTATACTAGATAATGTTGCCCTACCTTTGATTATTATGGGCATTAAGCAATCTATTGTGCAAAGAGAAGCAAGAATAGCTTTAGAAAGAGTTGGATTGGAAAATAAAACACATTATTTCCCAATGCAATTATCTGGAGGAGAGCAACAGAGAGTCGATATTGCTAGAGCAATAATTCATCGTCCTCAGCTTTTGTTAGCTGATGAACCGACAGGGAATTTGGATGAAAAGTTATCATTTGATATTCTTCGTTTATTTGATGCATTTAATCAATCAGGTACAACTGTTTTGATTGCAACCCACGATACCAATATAATAAATCAAAGTTCTAAAGTTTGTTTAGGACTTGAAAATGGTCATTTAAAAAGAATAAGTTAA
- a CDS encoding ABC transporter permease subunit, producing MSSTVIDNTLPPAKSLLSEFWINFRKNRGAVIGFYFIAFVFLICVFAHFVAPFDPIEQNRSALLLPPAFFEGGDWTYILGTDDIGRDMLSRIIYGARLSVFIGLFIVVLSCLLGVLFGLLAGFYGGLLDAVIMRFVDIMLAIPSLLLTIGVVTILGPSLFNAAIAIAIVSIPSYVRLARASVMSEKTRDYVTASQVTGVSIFRLMFIIILPNCLAPLIVQMTMGISNAILELAALGFLGIGAQPPTPELGTMLAESRGFMQSANWLVTIPGIAILLLVLAFNLMGDGLRDALDPRLK from the coding sequence ATGTCTAGTACAGTTATTGATAACACGCTTCCTCCAGCAAAATCCCTCTTAAGTGAGTTTTGGATTAATTTTCGAAAAAATAGAGGAGCAGTAATAGGATTTTACTTTATTGCTTTCGTTTTTCTTATTTGTGTATTTGCTCATTTTGTTGCTCCTTTTGATCCTATTGAGCAAAATCGCAGTGCATTATTGTTACCGCCCGCCTTTTTTGAAGGAGGAGATTGGACTTATATCTTAGGTACTGATGATATTGGGCGAGATATGTTATCTCGTATCATTTATGGTGCGAGATTGTCCGTATTTATTGGTTTATTTATTGTCGTTTTATCCTGTTTATTAGGCGTGCTTTTTGGATTATTGGCAGGGTTTTATGGTGGTTTGCTTGATGCAGTAATTATGCGATTTGTGGATATAATGCTGGCAATTCCTAGCTTATTGCTAACCATTGGGGTGGTAACAATTTTAGGACCATCACTCTTTAATGCCGCAATTGCCATTGCAATTGTCTCAATACCGAGTTATGTACGCTTAGCCAGAGCATCTGTAATGAGTGAAAAAACACGAGATTATGTAACCGCTTCTCAAGTAACTGGTGTGAGTATATTCCGTTTAATGTTTATTATTATTCTACCAAACTGTCTTGCTCCACTTATTGTTCAAATGACAATGGGTATTTCTAATGCGATTTTGGAGCTTGCCGCACTGGGATTTTTAGGTATTGGTGCTCAACCTCCAACACCAGAATTAGGCACAATGTTGGCAGAGTCTCGAGGTTTTATGCAATCAGCTAACTGGTTGGTTACTATACCAGGGATTGCAATTTTATTACTCGTATTAGCTTTCAACCTTATGGGAGATGGTTTACGTGATGCGTTGGATCCAAGGTTGAAATAA
- a CDS encoding ABC transporter permease subunit, giving the protein MLKFILKRLLSVIPTFFAITLITFALVHLIPGDPIEIRMGERGLSPEVHAQMMHQLGLDLSLPQQYFNYLKGIFQGDLGNSFRNNEPVLKEFFTLFPATVELAFFALLWSLIGGIVLGVIAAVKKDSWWSHLISSLSLTGYSMPIFWWGLILILYVSIPLDLPASGRLPAEYWIDTDTGFMLIDTWNSDEEGAFFAAIKSLILPSIVLGTIPLAVVTRMTRSSMLEVLSQDYIRTAKAKGLTQSRIIINHALRNALIPIITVVGLIVGQLLSGAVLTENIFSWPGIGKWVIDAINSRDYPVLQGSVLIIAMVIVFVNLMVDLLYGVVNPRIRHS; this is encoded by the coding sequence ATGTTAAAGTTTATTTTAAAACGCTTACTTTCTGTTATTCCTACTTTTTTTGCAATAACATTGATTACTTTTGCTTTAGTGCATTTAATTCCAGGTGACCCGATTGAAATTAGAATGGGAGAGCGAGGGCTGAGTCCTGAAGTTCATGCTCAAATGATGCATCAACTTGGGTTAGACCTTTCATTACCTCAACAATATTTTAATTATTTAAAAGGTATTTTTCAGGGAGACTTAGGTAATTCATTTAGAAATAATGAACCTGTTTTAAAAGAATTTTTTACACTCTTTCCTGCAACTGTTGAATTAGCATTTTTTGCGTTATTGTGGTCATTAATTGGTGGAATTGTTTTAGGTGTTATTGCTGCGGTTAAAAAAGATTCGTGGTGGTCTCATTTAATTAGTTCACTTTCATTGACAGGTTATTCGATGCCAATTTTTTGGTGGGGATTGATTTTAATTTTATATGTTTCTATTCCTCTTGATTTACCAGCATCAGGGCGATTACCTGCAGAGTATTGGATTGATACAGATACAGGATTTATGTTAATTGACACGTGGAATTCTGATGAAGAAGGGGCATTTTTTGCTGCGATTAAATCTTTGATTTTACCTTCAATTGTACTTGGAACTATTCCACTAGCGGTAGTTACTCGGATGACTCGCTCATCAATGTTGGAAGTGTTAAGTCAAGATTATATTCGTACTGCAAAAGCGAAAGGGCTGACGCAATCTCGCATTATCATTAACCACGCATTGCGTAATGCGTTAATTCCTATTATTACAGTAGTTGGATTAATTGTTGGGCAGCTATTATCTGGAGCCGTTTTAACTGAAAATATTTTTTCGTGGCCAGGTATTGGAAAATGGGTAATTGATGCCATTAACTCTCGCGATTACCCTGTGTTACAAGGTTCAGTATTAATTATTGCAATGGTAATTGTTTTTGTGAATTTGATGGTTGATTTATTATATGGCGTGGTTAATCCTCGTATCCGTCATAGTTAA